A stretch of DNA from Fusobacterium mortiferum ATCC 9817:
AATGATACTGGAAATTTTTCTCATGACAATGTAACAGAAAAAACTTTTGAGATGGCAGCAGAGTTAAAAAGAATAGGTGCAAGTAACTCTAAAGTAGTTAGAGAATTTTTCAATACAAAATCTTTACCAGCTATAAAGCTTTTAGGGATAGCTATGTATGAGATGGAGTATAATGAAAATAAAAAATTAGCTTATTATTTTATGTCTAAAGAGACTCTAGATAAATATAATGGGAGAAAAGAGGATACTGAAGGAATAGTAGAAAAATTAATCTCCTTCAAAGAGGCTGAGGTTTCACTTTTTTTAAGAGAGGATAAAATTGGAGTAATCAAAGGAAGTATGAGAAGTAAACATGATATAGATGTAAATGAGATAGCTTCAATTTTTGGTGGTGGAGGACATCGTAAAGCTGCTGGTTTTACAAGCGAGCTTTCAGCTGAAGAGATAATTAAAAAAGTACTTGAAAGATTGTAGGTGATAAGTATGAAAAAATATATGGGAATTTTTTTAGCTGCTT
This window harbors:
- a CDS encoding DHH family phosphoesterase translates to MNTFLEIRDKIFSEDNIVVISHVNPDGDAIGSGLALTLGLKKIGKNVRFILQDKYPDSVKFLNEINIVEQYNENNEYKFDLAICVDGATDDRLGKAKELLKNRFVINIDHHISNTLYGKLNYVEEISSTSELIYKFLKFCEIDIDINMAEALYTGLVNDTGNFSHDNVTEKTFEMAAELKRIGASNSKVVREFFNTKSLPAIKLLGIAMYEMEYNENKKLAYYFMSKETLDKYNGRKEDTEGIVEKLISFKEAEVSLFLREDKIGVIKGSMRSKHDIDVNEIASIFGGGGHRKAAGFTSELSAEEIIKKVLERL